One Oncorhynchus masou masou isolate Uvic2021 chromosome 18, UVic_Omas_1.1, whole genome shotgun sequence DNA window includes the following coding sequences:
- the vwa1 gene encoding von Willebrand factor A domain-containing protein 1 has translation MENRILFTCILFGMFLRKSCGQNSATEEVLNCCEGDILFLLDSSGSVSSYEYSRMLGFLSELLLPFSLGEDQVRVGLLQVGTQPRLEFGFDAHNTQSGLQEALGNTKALRGDTNTEEALRMAKDWVLKPGGARAELPRVLVWLTDGVKPGDVIGPMEELREEGVAVLVISTGHGNYQVLRQVVTPPVESHLYFVDIDDMSIITKDLRDAIIEILWAERLQVRDVSTDSAVLQWRPVLAGLNGYYDIRFGPAPSGGVVGGGAGGPGTSPSTSGGQYQRLTRPGDSSTARLTGLKPDTTYTATLTPESNLQVLNPLSVTFTTKPEVLSPAVVTVSDSEANSVRVSWGPLQPESVQSFQVEYSALPGGKLHMTTVGRGQNSTMLTNLQPDTQYLVTVSARHSYGQERAMSVKVCTEEVRPDLADLRLTTVGSDSVQVDWKASMDGLRGYWLTWEGQDGHGSTNAQRSSFYLPPNLLSTRLTHLPPATRVCVWPVYRTTRGKGLCCTAQFHSDASAWGHRS, from the exons ATGGAGAATCGGATTTTGTTTACTTGCATACTGTTTGGAATGTTCCTGCGGAAATCCTGTGGTCAAAACTCAGCAACTGAAGAAG TGTTGAACTGCTGTGAGGGCGACATCCTCTTCCTATTGGACTCCTCAGGCAGCGTCTCATCCTATGAGTACTCCCGCATGCTGGGCTTCCTGTCCgagctcctcctccccttctcattGGGCGAGGACCAGGTGAGGGTGGGGCTACTGCAGGTGGGCACCCAACCCCGCCTCGAGTTTGGCTTTGACGCCCACAATACCCAATCTGGCCTCCAGGAGGCACTGGGGAACACCAAGGCTCTGAGGGGCGACACCAATACAGAGGAGGCCCTCAGGATGGCCAAGGACTGGGTGCTGAAGCCTGGAGGGGCCAGGGCAGAGCTACCCAGGGTTCTAGTGTGGCTGACGGACGGGGTGAAGCCGGGTGATGTGATTGGACCAATGGAGGAGCTGAGAGAGGAGGGCGTAGCCGTTCTGGTGATCTCCACGGGCCACGGAAACTACCAGGTGCTGCGGCAGGTGGTCACCCCACCTGTGGAGTCACACCTGTACTTTGTGGACATCGACGATATGAGTATCATCACCAAGGACCTGAGGGATGCCATTATTG AGATCCTCTGGGCTGAACGGCTCCAGGTGCGAGATGTGTCCACAGACAGCGCTGTGCTGCAGTGGCGACCGGTTCTGGCCGGATTGAACGGTTATTATGACATACGGTTTGGACCGGCTCCCAGTGGGGGAGTGGttggaggaggagcaggggggcCTGGTACCAGCCCCAGTACCAGTGGTGGCCAGTACCAGAGACTCACCCGGCCAGGGGATTCTAGCACGGCCAGGCTGACGGGACTAAAGCCAGACACCACCTACACAGCCACACTGACTCCTGAGTCAAACCTGCAGGTGCTCAACCCCCTCTCCGTCACCTTCACCACTAAGCCAG AGGTGTTGAGCCCAGCCGTGGTGACGGTGTCAGACTCAGAGGCCAATAGTGTGAGGGTGAGCTGGGGTCCTCTGCAGCCAGAgtctgtccagagcttccaggTGGAGTACTCAGCGCTCCCGGGGGGGAAGCTCCACATGACTACTGTGGGCCGGGGGCAGAACTCCACCATGCTGACCAACCTCCAGCCTGACACCCAGTACTTGGTCACCGTGAGCGCCCGTCACTCCTATGGCCAGGAGAGGGCCATGTCTGTCAAAGTGTGCACTGAGGAGG TGAGGCCGGATCTTGCAGACCTGCGGCTGACCACGGTGGGCAGTGACTCTGTGCAGGTGGACTGGAAAGCCAGCATGGACGGCCTCAGGGGCTACTGGCTCACCTGGGAGGGACAGGATGGCCACGGCTCTACCAACGCCCAGCGCTCCTCCTTCTACCTGCCCCCCAACTTACTGTCCACACGTCTGACACACCTGCCCCCCGccaccagagtgtgtgtgtggcctgtatACCGGACGACACGCGGGAAGGGCCTCTGCTGCACGGCCCAGTTTCATTCAG